Proteins from a genomic interval of Candidatus Sysuiplasma jiujiangense:
- a CDS encoding cyclase family protein, with the protein MNEISSRIIDISAAVSERIPIYEGNPPLSMTWAMSLASGDGVNLTEIHEGVHTGTHIDAPLHFIDGGTTIDLVSPRHFFCNVQVVETRGRTIRPDVFRRKAIRDGDGVLFKTSNSLLYGRKFTRDFVYLEAETAERLVEMRVPVVGIDYLSVEKFGSTAAPVHHTLLREGIPIIEGLVLKGVKPGRYTLSAMPVKLEGREAAPARAVLFDPPLANVLNIR; encoded by the coding sequence ATGAATGAAATCAGCTCAAGGATCATCGACATTTCCGCTGCTGTCAGCGAACGCATCCCGATCTATGAGGGAAATCCCCCGCTGTCCATGACATGGGCAATGAGCCTCGCCTCAGGGGACGGCGTGAACCTGACGGAAATCCATGAGGGCGTTCACACGGGCACCCACATCGACGCGCCACTGCATTTCATCGATGGCGGCACGACAATCGATCTCGTTTCGCCTCGACACTTCTTCTGCAACGTTCAGGTGGTGGAGACGAGGGGAAGGACAATCCGCCCTGACGTGTTCAGGAGGAAGGCGATACGGGACGGCGACGGAGTCCTCTTCAAGACATCCAATTCGCTTCTCTATGGCAGGAAATTTACCAGAGACTTCGTCTATCTGGAGGCGGAGACAGCGGAAAGACTCGTGGAAATGAGGGTGCCTGTGGTCGGGATAGATTATCTGTCGGTGGAGAAATTCGGCTCCACTGCGGCTCCGGTTCACCATACCCTGCTCAGGGAGGGGATACCCATAATCGAAGGTCTGGTACTCAAAGGTGTGAAACCGGGCAGATACACGCTTTCAGCAATGCCGGTCAAGCTCGAAGGACGGGAGGCAGCGCCTGCACGCGCCGTGCTTTTCGATCCGCCGCTCGCCAACGTGTTAAATATTCGCTGA